The following proteins are co-located in the Flammeovirga kamogawensis genome:
- a CDS encoding Maf family protein yields the protein MIDLKGQQLILASKSPRRAELLSGLDFDFTVEVREVDESYPSDLPACEVAEHIANCKADAFSDLSENKIVIFSDTVVVVENEVLGKPNDENEAIEMLNKLSGKTHKVYSAVCIQTQEERISFTDSTEVTFLSMNDTTINYYIKEKKPFDKAGSYGIQEWIGMAMIEKINGSYFTVMGLPTAKLFKELTELLQSK from the coding sequence ATGATTGATTTAAAAGGTCAGCAATTAATATTAGCCTCAAAGTCTCCAAGAAGAGCAGAGCTTTTATCTGGTTTAGATTTTGATTTCACTGTAGAAGTGAGAGAAGTTGATGAGTCTTACCCAAGTGATTTACCTGCATGTGAAGTTGCAGAACATATTGCTAATTGCAAAGCTGATGCGTTCTCTGATTTAAGTGAAAATAAAATTGTCATTTTTTCAGATACAGTTGTTGTAGTAGAAAATGAAGTATTAGGAAAACCTAATGATGAAAATGAAGCTATAGAAATGTTGAATAAACTATCAGGAAAAACACATAAAGTTTATTCTGCAGTTTGTATTCAAACACAAGAGGAACGGATTTCGTTTACCGATAGTACTGAAGTTACTTTTCTTTCTATGAACGATACGACAATAAATTATTATATTAAAGAAAAGAAACCATTCGATAAAGCAGGAAGTTATGGTATTCAAGAATGGATTGGAATGGCCATGATTGAAAAAATTAATGGTTCTTACTTTACTGTAATGGGACTGCCAACGGCTAAATTATTTAAAGAGTTAACAGAATTACTACAAAGCAAATAG
- a CDS encoding rod shape-determining protein has product MGLFDFFSSDLAIDLGTANTLIIQKDKVVVDEPSIIALDRQNGKVIAVGTKAMQMHEKTHENIRTIRPLRDGVIADFHAAEQMIRGMIRMINQGKRFFTPSHRMVICIPSGITEVEKRAVRDSAEHAGAKEVYMIPEPIAAAIGIGINIEQPVGSMIVDIGGGTTEIAVIALSGIVGDQSIRTAGDVFTRDILDYMRRQHNLLIGERSAEKIKVEVGSALTELDEEIEPFEVRGRDLMTGIPKVITVTYSEVAYAIDKSISKIEEAVLRALETAPPELSADIYDRGIHLTGGGALLRGLDKRLSIKTKLPVHVADDPLRAVVRGTGQALKNLDDFKAVLMT; this is encoded by the coding sequence ATGGGATTGTTTGATTTCTTTTCTAGCGACCTAGCGATAGATTTAGGTACAGCCAATACACTTATTATTCAGAAAGATAAAGTAGTAGTGGACGAGCCGTCAATTATTGCATTGGATCGTCAGAATGGAAAAGTAATTGCCGTTGGTACGAAGGCAATGCAAATGCACGAAAAAACGCATGAAAATATTCGTACAATTAGACCTTTAAGAGATGGTGTTATTGCTGATTTCCACGCTGCTGAACAAATGATTCGTGGTATGATCAGAATGATTAATCAAGGTAAAAGGTTTTTTACTCCTTCTCATAGAATGGTTATCTGTATTCCTTCTGGTATCACTGAAGTAGAAAAACGTGCCGTAAGGGACTCTGCTGAGCATGCTGGAGCTAAAGAGGTATACATGATTCCTGAGCCAATTGCTGCTGCTATTGGTATTGGTATTAACATCGAACAACCAGTAGGTAGTATGATTGTTGATATTGGAGGTGGTACTACAGAAATTGCTGTTATTGCTCTTTCTGGTATTGTAGGAGATCAGTCTATTAGAACTGCAGGTGATGTATTTACAAGAGATATTCTTGATTATATGCGCCGTCAGCACAACCTATTAATTGGTGAGCGTTCTGCAGAGAAAATTAAAGTTGAAGTAGGTTCTGCTTTAACTGAGCTAGATGAAGAAATTGAACCTTTTGAAGTACGTGGTCGTGATTTAATGACAGGTATTCCAAAAGTAATTACAGTTACTTATTCTGAGGTTGCTTATGCTATTGATAAATCAATTTCTAAAATTGAAGAAGCAGTATTAAGGGCTTTAGAGACTGCTCCTCCAGAATTATCAGCAGATATTTACGATAGAGGTATTCACTTAACTGGTGGAGGTGCTCTATTAAGAGGATTAGATAAACGTTTGTCTATTAAAACAAAGTTGCCTGTTCATGTTGCAGACGATCCGTTAAGAGCGGTAGTTAGAGGAACCGGTCAGGCATTGAAAAATCTTGATGATTTTAAAGCTGTTTTAATGACTTAA
- the rpsR gene encoding 30S ribosomal protein S18: MSLQNEPINRKQERTKKYCRFTKYGVKYIDFKDSEFLLKFLNEQGKILPRRLTGNSQKFQKKIATSVKRARQLALLPYVADGLK, encoded by the coding sequence ATGAGTCTCCAAAACGAACCTATCAACAGAAAGCAAGAGCGTACTAAAAAGTACTGCCGCTTTACAAAGTACGGTGTGAAATACATCGATTTTAAGGATTCTGAATTCTTATTAAAATTCTTAAACGAGCAAGGTAAAATTTTACCTCGTCGTTTAACAGGTAACTCGCAAAAATTCCAAAAGAAAATTGCTACATCTGTGAAACGTGCTCGTCAACTAGCTCTTCTACCTTACGTAGCAGACGGTTTAAAGTAA
- a CDS encoding DUF445 domain-containing protein gives MNLIMWILPLISAGIGWVTNYVAIKMLFHPRKPINLGLFTLHGVFPRRKDTLARRLGIIVEKDLFTPEMITEKLNTEDNKAKLKAAVMKRINEFVDEKAVQFGPMLQMFGGDAMIDQIRDGMEKSVDDMIPKLMEDLGDNITAISIQDIVYEKVIHFSDQKFEDLLMSVIKQELTFIEIMGAVLGFLIGLVQVGILYYLG, from the coding sequence ATGAATTTAATAATGTGGATCTTGCCTTTAATCTCTGCAGGGATTGGTTGGGTAACTAATTATGTAGCAATTAAAATGCTATTCCATCCTAGAAAACCTATTAATTTAGGACTCTTTACATTACATGGAGTGTTCCCAAGAAGGAAAGATACTTTAGCAAGACGTTTGGGTATAATTGTAGAAAAAGATCTTTTTACTCCTGAAATGATAACGGAGAAACTGAATACTGAAGACAATAAGGCTAAATTAAAAGCGGCTGTAATGAAACGAATAAATGAGTTTGTTGATGAAAAAGCAGTTCAGTTTGGTCCAATGCTTCAAATGTTTGGAGGAGACGCAATGATAGATCAAATCCGTGATGGAATGGAAAAATCCGTTGATGATATGATTCCTAAATTAATGGAAGATTTAGGAGATAATATAACTGCAATTAGTATTCAAGATATTGTATATGAAAAAGTAATTCATTTTTCTGATCAGAAATTTGAAGACTTATTGATGTCTGTGATAAAACAAGAACTTACATTTATAGAAATAATGGGAGCTGTTCTAGGTTTCCTTATAGGGTTGGTTCAAGTTGGAATACTTTATTATTTAGGGTAA
- the rplI gene encoding 50S ribosomal protein L9, producing the protein MEVILTTDIKGLGYKNDIVNVKPGYGRNYLIPQSFAKLATTANISMRNEEIKQAAHKLEKVKQDAVELAAKIGELTLTLTAKAGESGKIFGAVTPLQVADALKAQGFDIDRKRIGFSSEIRMLGEYKAVLDLHKEVQQEITLEVVSA; encoded by the coding sequence ATGGAAGTAATTTTAACAACAGATATCAAAGGTTTAGGTTACAAAAACGACATCGTTAATGTTAAACCTGGCTATGGTAGAAATTATTTGATCCCTCAAAGCTTTGCTAAATTAGCTACTACAGCTAACATCAGCATGAGAAACGAGGAAATCAAGCAAGCTGCTCACAAACTTGAAAAAGTTAAGCAAGATGCAGTTGAGTTAGCAGCAAAAATTGGTGAGTTAACACTTACTCTTACAGCTAAAGCTGGTGAGAGTGGTAAAATCTTCGGAGCAGTAACTCCACTTCAAGTGGCTGACGCTCTTAAAGCTCAAGGTTTTGATATTGACCGTAAGCGTATCGGTTTCTCTTCTGAGATCCGTATGTTAGGTGAGTACAAAGCAGTACTTGATCTTCATAAAGAAGTTCAGCAAGAAATCACTTTAGAAGTAGTTTCTGCATAG
- a CDS encoding SiaB family protein kinase: MDNTIIKVHSEVNSLYDKMRGANGKELFAFKGIMNDDILGEILSRVEDSLSEHESLMKLQRRINVIAVEILQNIFHHFEGVDTMKASDSPTNIVMFLLSKGADAYYIVAGNYVPIETANFLKERIDSINELSVDELKMRYRKVLSNGDFSEQGGAGLGIIDIARKSGQKLDYEFTDTNEQSSFFTIKVSVPI, encoded by the coding sequence TTGGATAACACTATTATTAAAGTGCATTCAGAAGTAAATTCTCTATATGATAAAATGCGTGGGGCAAATGGTAAGGAACTATTTGCGTTCAAAGGCATTATGAATGATGATATCTTAGGAGAGATACTTAGTCGTGTTGAAGATTCGCTTTCAGAACATGAATCATTAATGAAGCTACAAAGACGAATTAATGTGATTGCAGTGGAAATATTACAAAATATTTTCCACCATTTCGAAGGTGTTGACACAATGAAGGCTAGTGACTCGCCTACAAATATTGTTATGTTTTTGTTGTCCAAAGGGGCAGACGCTTATTACATTGTCGCAGGTAATTACGTGCCTATTGAGACAGCTAACTTTCTAAAGGAAAGGATTGACTCTATTAATGAGCTTTCTGTTGACGAACTAAAAATGCGTTACAGGAAAGTACTAAGTAATGGAGATTTTTCTGAACAAGGAGGTGCGGGACTTGGTATTATTGATATCGCCCGAAAGTCAGGTCAAAAACTTGATTATGAGTTCACTGATACAAATGAACAAAGCTCTTTTTTCACAATTAAAGTAAGCGTGCCAATTTAA
- a CDS encoding DUF1987 domain-containing protein, whose translation MKDFLKKDTPKTPLIQMEYESGHFLISGRSIPENSIEFYKPLFEWLDEYNTKPQPKTLFDVRLEYFNTSSSKCLVEVFRKLEFLKASGHDVEVNWYYEEDDEDMQESGEDFKEVIKLPIHMHVLEEED comes from the coding sequence ATGAAAGATTTTTTAAAGAAAGATACACCGAAGACGCCTCTGATACAAATGGAGTATGAGAGTGGTCATTTTCTAATATCAGGGAGATCAATCCCAGAAAATTCAATTGAGTTTTATAAGCCTTTATTTGAATGGCTTGATGAATATAATACTAAACCTCAGCCTAAGACTTTATTTGATGTTCGTTTAGAATATTTTAATACAAGTTCTTCAAAATGTTTAGTTGAAGTTTTTAGAAAGTTAGAGTTTTTAAAAGCAAGCGGACATGATGTTGAAGTGAATTGGTATTATGAAGAGGATGATGAAGATATGCAAGAATCTGGCGAAGACTTTAAAGAAGTTATCAAGCTGCCAATTCATATGCATGTATTAGAAGAAGAAGATTAA
- a CDS encoding CobW family GTP-binding protein, translating to MEKIKVTLITGFLGAGKTTFLNNLIKKYPESKFAVIENEFGEVGIDGSLVVDNQEDIFELSNGCICCSLNGELRDVLRNLLNSGKKFDHLLIETTGVADPSAVAAAFVGDPGIASLFELNATVGIVDVKNVIQSIKEDDIAVKQIAFSDFIVFSKCDEVDEDTIKQALFQCKLINPLALTEKNYNGEVVQKDILNLNAFSSNKVEERASFVAGAHSHNHGDTVSYSFTFEGNVDATKLEMWLSVLLQLQFEVIYRFKGIFNITGEANKVIVQGVRNESKIILGSEWDVEEERLNKIVIIGKGIKREAIEKKIKTILQR from the coding sequence ATGGAAAAAATAAAAGTAACATTAATAACAGGTTTTTTAGGTGCAGGAAAAACTACGTTTTTAAATAATTTAATTAAAAAATATCCTGAATCTAAATTTGCTGTAATAGAAAATGAATTTGGCGAAGTAGGAATTGATGGAAGTCTTGTAGTTGATAATCAGGAAGATATATTTGAGTTGTCAAATGGTTGTATTTGTTGTTCATTAAATGGAGAGCTAAGAGATGTACTTCGTAATTTATTAAATTCAGGAAAAAAGTTTGACCATTTACTTATAGAGACAACAGGAGTAGCAGATCCTAGTGCTGTAGCAGCTGCATTTGTAGGAGACCCTGGTATTGCTAGTTTATTTGAACTAAATGCAACTGTAGGAATTGTTGATGTTAAAAATGTTATTCAATCAATAAAAGAAGACGATATAGCTGTAAAACAAATCGCATTTAGTGATTTTATCGTTTTTTCTAAATGCGATGAAGTGGATGAAGACACTATTAAACAGGCTCTATTTCAGTGTAAATTAATAAATCCTCTTGCTTTAACCGAGAAAAACTACAACGGGGAGGTAGTTCAAAAAGATATTTTAAATTTAAATGCTTTTTCATCTAATAAAGTAGAGGAGAGGGCTAGTTTTGTAGCAGGAGCACATTCTCATAATCATGGTGATACTGTTTCATATTCCTTCACTTTTGAAGGAAATGTAGATGCTACAAAATTAGAGATGTGGCTGTCGGTACTTTTACAATTGCAATTTGAAGTTATTTATAGGTTTAAAGGTATATTTAATATTACAGGAGAAGCTAATAAAGTAATAGTACAAGGTGTTAGGAACGAGTCGAAAATAATTTTAGGCAGTGAGTGGGACGTAGAAGAGGAGCGACTTAATAAGATTGTTATTATAGGAAAAGGAATAAAGAGAGAGGCTATTGAGAAAAAAATTAAGACAATTCTTCAGCGTTAA
- a CDS encoding guanosine monophosphate reductase, with product MKIRKAYSFDDVLVVPKYNTIKSRRDVSFRTKVTKNHHIDIPVLIANMDTVCESNMCIAVGRLGGLGVLHRFLTIEEQADEVRKVKAEGLLCAAALGIKDYEERLAALAEAKIDIIVLDIAHGHSEMTKDTLLFIKKNYPQIDVMVGNIATRDAAVDFLEWGADALKVGIGPGSMCTTRIMTGSGVPQLTAIDDVYQAVGNRIPICADGGIKQPGDVVKAIGVGADNVMVGSIVSGTDEAPGELITTTEGKFKTYRGMASFDAAISKLKKDNKKSREVISVEGEKTLVPYKGPVEPIIKKYLGGLASGMTYQGATTLDAMKGNVEFVEMTTSGLYESKAHGVRN from the coding sequence ATGAAAATTAGAAAAGCCTATAGTTTCGACGACGTGTTAGTCGTGCCCAAGTACAATACAATCAAATCTCGTAGAGACGTTAGTTTTAGGACTAAAGTTACTAAAAACCACCATATAGATATACCAGTGTTAATTGCAAACATGGATACTGTTTGCGAAAGCAACATGTGTATTGCAGTTGGTAGACTTGGCGGTCTTGGTGTTTTACACCGTTTCTTAACAATAGAAGAACAAGCTGACGAGGTAAGAAAAGTAAAAGCTGAAGGTTTACTTTGTGCTGCTGCTTTAGGTATTAAAGATTATGAAGAAAGATTAGCTGCTCTTGCAGAAGCTAAAATAGACATCATTGTTCTTGATATTGCTCATGGACACTCTGAAATGACAAAAGATACACTTCTTTTCATTAAGAAGAACTACCCGCAAATAGATGTTATGGTAGGTAACATTGCAACAAGAGATGCAGCAGTTGACTTCTTAGAATGGGGTGCTGATGCATTAAAAGTTGGTATCGGACCAGGTTCTATGTGTACAACACGTATTATGACTGGTTCTGGTGTACCTCAATTAACTGCAATTGATGACGTTTATCAAGCAGTTGGAAACCGTATTCCAATTTGTGCAGATGGTGGTATTAAGCAACCAGGTGATGTTGTAAAAGCAATTGGCGTGGGTGCTGACAACGTAATGGTTGGATCAATTGTATCTGGAACTGACGAAGCTCCAGGCGAATTAATCACTACTACTGAAGGTAAATTCAAAACTTACAGAGGAATGGCATCTTTTGATGCTGCTATTAGTAAGTTGAAAAAAGATAATAAAAAATCAAGAGAAGTAATTTCTGTTGAAGGTGAAAAAACTTTAGTTCCTTATAAAGGACCTGTTGAACCAATCATCAAAAAATATTTAGGTGGTTTAGCCTCTGGTATGACATACCAAGGTGCTACAACTCTTGATGCTATGAAAGGTAATGTAGAATTTGTTGAGATGACTACATCCGGTCTTTACGAAAGTAAAGCACATGGTGTAAGAAACTAA
- a CDS encoding pseudouridine synthase, protein MLEILFQDEHYIAINKPSGLLVHPSELTGNEGDFAIFQLRDQIGKYIYPCHRLDRATSGVLIFAFSSDATAQFQKLNNEDGEVEKRYLSLVRGHLLEEKLLTNHIKNRYDKVYKSAKTLIKPIQNVELDIPVGPYPTSRYSLVESRPYTGRTHQIRLHLRGENHPIIGDRRYGDHRHNNMMLEKFKLDRLWLHASSYSFVHPYTKKMVCVKSSLPQDFSQILNLIGINYE, encoded by the coding sequence ATGTTAGAAATCTTATTCCAAGATGAACATTATATAGCAATTAATAAACCTTCGGGATTATTGGTGCATCCATCCGAATTAACTGGGAATGAGGGTGATTTTGCTATATTTCAGTTAAGAGATCAAATAGGTAAATATATTTATCCTTGTCACCGGTTAGATAGAGCAACTTCAGGTGTTCTAATTTTTGCTTTTTCTTCTGATGCTACGGCACAATTTCAGAAATTGAATAACGAAGATGGTGAAGTAGAAAAAAGATACTTATCTCTAGTACGGGGGCATTTATTAGAAGAAAAGCTATTAACAAACCATATTAAAAATAGATACGATAAGGTATATAAATCAGCAAAAACACTGATAAAACCTATACAGAATGTAGAGTTAGACATTCCTGTTGGGCCTTATCCTACTTCACGTTATAGTTTGGTAGAAAGTAGACCATATACTGGTCGAACACATCAGATACGTTTACATTTAAGAGGTGAAAATCATCCAATAATAGGGGATAGAAGATATGGCGATCATCGTCATAATAATATGATGCTTGAGAAATTTAAATTAGATCGTCTTTGGCTGCATGCATCATCTTATAGTTTTGTTCATCCATATACTAAAAAAATGGTGTGTGTCAAATCTTCATTACCTCAAGATTTTAGTCAAATATTGAATTTAATAGGAATAAATTATGAGTAA
- the rpsF gene encoding 30S ribosomal protein S6 — translation MALKHYEVVFIVTPVLSDSETTEAIAKFENHLKEASADVYSSEDMGLRKLAYPIDKKSTGHYHLFEFKADPSIIARFELELKRDENILRFLTVSLDKHGVAFNERRRNGEWSKKSETEEKSA, via the coding sequence ATGGCATTAAAGCATTATGAAGTAGTCTTCATCGTGACACCTGTGTTGTCCGATTCCGAAACCACGGAGGCTATTGCTAAATTTGAAAATCATCTGAAAGAGGCAAGTGCAGACGTGTACTCATCAGAAGATATGGGACTCAGAAAGCTTGCGTACCCAATTGACAAAAAGTCAACTGGTCACTACCACTTATTTGAATTCAAAGCAGATCCGTCAATCATCGCAAGATTCGAATTAGAATTGAAGCGTGACGAAAACATCTTACGTTTCTTAACTGTATCTCTTGACAAGCACGGTGTTGCTTTCAACGAGCGCAGAAGAAATGGCGAATGGTCAAAAAAATCTGAAACTGAAGAAAAATCAGCATAA
- a CDS encoding CvfB family protein: MSKILAGAYIDLEVARITDFGYFFTLEDEDVFMPIRLAKGELKVGETTNVFIYTDNERRWVATHEKPKGIVGEFTTLECKDTNKMGAFLDWGISKDLFVPFSEQTEPMRKRQLYTVYVDRDRITGRVFASNKLYKFLSQDTSGFERNQEVYMYIAQEVELGYECIINKKWTGLLYKNQVFKPLKIGSKVKGFITSVRPDGKLDLSLQKQGYNSDDTDRTAKELLLQIRKKGGKIPFNDKSHPNEIKREFKMSKKQFKQLLGYLYKLGLIKFTEEGTELVNF, translated from the coding sequence ATGAGTAAAATACTCGCAGGCGCATATATAGATTTAGAAGTTGCACGAATTACAGATTTCGGTTATTTCTTTACATTAGAAGATGAAGATGTATTTATGCCAATTCGCCTTGCAAAAGGTGAATTAAAGGTTGGAGAGACCACAAATGTATTTATTTATACAGATAATGAGAGAAGATGGGTAGCAACTCATGAAAAACCTAAGGGAATTGTCGGAGAATTTACTACATTAGAGTGTAAAGACACCAATAAAATGGGTGCTTTTCTAGACTGGGGCATCTCTAAAGACCTTTTTGTTCCATTTTCGGAGCAAACTGAACCAATGAGAAAAAGACAACTTTATACTGTTTATGTTGATAGAGACAGAATAACAGGTAGGGTTTTTGCTTCAAATAAACTGTATAAATTTTTGTCGCAAGACACATCTGGCTTTGAAAGAAACCAAGAAGTTTATATGTATATCGCTCAAGAAGTCGAGCTTGGTTATGAGTGTATCATAAATAAAAAATGGACTGGGTTACTATATAAAAATCAGGTATTTAAGCCGTTAAAAATAGGAAGTAAAGTTAAAGGCTTTATTACTTCGGTAAGACCTGATGGAAAATTAGATTTATCTTTACAAAAGCAAGGATATAATTCTGACGACACAGATAGAACAGCAAAGGAATTACTATTGCAAATTCGTAAGAAAGGTGGTAAAATACCTTTCAACGATAAAAGTCACCCGAATGAGATTAAACGTGAATTTAAAATGAGTAAAAAACAATTTAAGCAACTACTTGGTTATTTGTATAAATTGGGCTTAATTAAGTTCACAGAGGAAGGTACTGAACTAGTTAATTTCTAA
- a CDS encoding alpha/beta hydrolase family protein has product MNRFFFTLSLIFFSIQISNAQWKNENIEGKWIGTADFELYPDLVFVNIDSLIKVKLFYHQEETNKVDNYKETLDSLTFQIDTPSMAATYKGEILNDSTIMGYLEVGYKKIDCNLIRVTPITIDDLGSLLGYFSFEDGRMIQIEPFYIDGTIHPLQILDFNNGKKRILYPTYKDNKQITFSAGLKMASSYPTDFTITLFKNENGEAVRLQYDSYTEGTSLKEGKRLQDLADYKDISIKNGDIQIEGTLTYPNIEGGKLPLVIFVPGAGEQFRGNIFDEYVRTLPYYGIATFVYDKRGCGVSTGDRTTANFNDLAGDLTAVIEKLRKTKRIDSKNIGLVGFDQAGYVMPISASNNEHIKFILNISGALSKFADQEKQALEKRLKADLYTEYDIKITLDYQELLMQYLETGIKTPELIAAHDKIIVTPMTEYVTTFDEEEYIAWWKRYFKFDAKPYWDKIKIPVYTLYGANDNLLDPTLNLERMKSFKNSKYFEGKVFPKANHFLLTGGKRGDVQLTEVEGYPPFLFKTINEWIGVQVGLIKK; this is encoded by the coding sequence ATGAATCGATTTTTTTTTACATTAAGCCTAATATTTTTTAGCATTCAGATTAGTAATGCTCAATGGAAAAATGAAAACATTGAAGGTAAGTGGATTGGCACAGCTGATTTTGAATTGTACCCTGATTTAGTTTTTGTAAATATTGATTCTTTAATTAAGGTGAAATTATTTTATCACCAAGAAGAAACCAATAAAGTAGACAATTATAAAGAAACGTTAGACTCTTTAACTTTTCAAATTGACACACCTTCAATGGCTGCTACATATAAAGGAGAAATTCTTAACGATAGTACCATTATGGGATACCTTGAAGTTGGTTACAAAAAAATTGACTGTAATTTAATTAGAGTCACTCCTATTACCATAGATGACTTAGGAAGTCTTTTAGGTTATTTTAGTTTCGAAGATGGACGGATGATTCAAATTGAACCTTTTTATATCGACGGTACAATTCACCCACTTCAGATTCTTGATTTTAATAATGGAAAAAAGAGAATTTTATACCCTACTTATAAGGATAATAAACAAATTACATTTTCTGCAGGCTTAAAAATGGCTTCATCATATCCTACAGATTTTACCATCACATTATTTAAAAATGAAAATGGTGAAGCTGTAAGATTACAATATGACTCCTATACTGAAGGAACTTCTTTAAAAGAAGGTAAAAGACTACAAGACCTTGCAGATTATAAAGATATCAGTATTAAAAATGGTGATATTCAAATTGAAGGTACACTTACTTACCCTAATATTGAAGGAGGAAAGTTACCGCTAGTAATTTTTGTACCGGGTGCAGGTGAACAATTTAGAGGTAATATTTTTGATGAATATGTAAGAACTCTGCCTTATTACGGTATTGCTACATTTGTCTATGACAAAAGAGGATGTGGCGTATCTACAGGAGATAGAACAACTGCGAACTTTAATGATTTGGCAGGAGATTTAACTGCTGTTATCGAGAAACTAAGAAAGACAAAAAGAATTGATAGTAAAAATATTGGTTTAGTTGGCTTTGATCAAGCTGGGTATGTTATGCCAATTTCAGCCTCAAATAATGAACATATTAAGTTCATTCTAAATATTTCTGGTGCTCTAAGCAAATTTGCTGATCAGGAAAAGCAAGCATTAGAAAAGAGGTTAAAAGCAGATCTATATACGGAATACGACATCAAAATTACCTTAGATTATCAAGAGTTATTAATGCAATATTTAGAAACTGGTATAAAAACACCTGAACTGATTGCTGCTCATGATAAAATCATTGTAACACCAATGACCGAATATGTTACTACTTTTGATGAAGAAGAATATATTGCATGGTGGAAAAGATATTTTAAATTTGATGCAAAACCATATTGGGATAAAATCAAAATTCCTGTTTACACGTTATATGGAGCCAATGATAACTTATTAGACCCTACACTCAATTTAGAGAGAATGAAATCATTCAAAAACTCAAAATATTTTGAAGGTAAGGTTTTTCCAAAGGCTAATCACTTTCTTTTAACAGGAGGTAAAAGAGGCGATGTTCAGTTAACTGAAGTTGAAGGTTATCCTCCGTTCTTATTTAAAACAATTAATGAATGGATTGGAGTACAAGTTGGTTTAATTAAAAAATAA